The proteins below are encoded in one region of Paeniglutamicibacter cryotolerans:
- the narI gene encoding respiratory nitrate reductase subunit gamma, translated as MDVFLWLIFPYICLTIFVLGHIWRYRYDKFGWTSRSSQMYESSILRWANPMFHFGILAVFLGHVMGLGIPKSWTDAMGVSDGMYHFMAISVGAVAGVFTIVGFFGLLYRRRFTKAVMGATTVMDKIMYLVLGIVILGGLVNTASGVAGDYNYREGVSVWFRSIFYFNPQPELMVGAPLSFQFHAIAAITLFALWPFTRLVHVFTAPVGYLFRPYVLYRSRDAHEGSRAHRRGWDKVDTIPRRRK; from the coding sequence ATGGATGTTTTCTTGTGGCTGATTTTCCCCTACATCTGCTTGACGATCTTTGTCCTGGGGCACATCTGGCGATACCGCTATGACAAGTTCGGATGGACGTCGCGCTCGAGCCAGATGTATGAGAGCAGCATCCTGCGGTGGGCCAACCCGATGTTCCACTTCGGCATTCTGGCCGTCTTCCTCGGGCACGTGATGGGCCTCGGTATTCCCAAGTCCTGGACGGACGCCATGGGCGTTTCGGATGGAATGTACCACTTCATGGCGATCTCGGTGGGCGCCGTTGCCGGGGTCTTCACCATTGTTGGATTCTTCGGGCTGCTCTACCGGCGCCGCTTCACCAAGGCGGTGATGGGGGCAACCACGGTGATGGACAAGATCATGTACCTCGTGCTTGGCATTGTGATCCTGGGCGGGCTGGTGAACACCGCCTCCGGAGTGGCTGGGGACTACAACTACCGGGAAGGGGTCTCGGTCTGGTTCCGCAGCATCTTCTACTTCAACCCGCAGCCGGAGTTGATGGTCGGTGCCCCGTTGAGTTTCCAGTTCCACGCGATTGCCGCCATCACCTTGTTTGCGCTGTGGCCCTTCACCCGCTTGGTGCACGTGTTCACGGCGCCCGTGGGATACCTCTTCCGCCCGTATGTCCTGTACCGCAGCAGGGACGCCCACGAGGGATCGCGGGCACACCGGCGTGGGTGGGACAAGGTCGATACGATCCCCCGTCGCCGAAAATGA
- a CDS encoding tellurite resistance/C4-dicarboxylate transporter family protein yields MQPSDDSSEGQLNPTNAPFPGVEKSSEGLIANLPPASFSFVMATGIVSTGLDLYGAPLPALILFIVAILGGMALAVATLLRLVGTFGLVMRDVRSPGRAFGFFTIVAAANVLGTRFEMHGWTKTAMAMAVLGAIMWVVLNYTLPTELLVAERKKPIIAEINGSWFLWVVGTQSVAVAAAMTSRLGGSALMGAAAVGLWGVGVMLYLIVATLVTIRLLTHSVDPASLSPTYWIYMGATAISVLAGSQILRLPAEMPILETAAPVVAGVSYILWALGLWWIPLLLLFGIWRHVLRHRPLRYEISLWSIVFPLGMYASASMLFGRGQGLDFMVVLGQIIIWVALLAWLASALAMALAAITWLRHRRNLRETQPDHRP; encoded by the coding sequence ATGCAGCCCTCGGACGATTCCAGCGAAGGACAGCTTAATCCCACCAACGCCCCGTTCCCCGGTGTGGAAAAATCATCGGAGGGGCTGATCGCCAACCTGCCACCGGCTTCCTTTTCCTTTGTGATGGCCACTGGAATAGTCTCGACCGGCCTGGACCTCTACGGTGCACCGTTGCCGGCGCTGATACTTTTCATCGTTGCCATTCTCGGCGGCATGGCGCTAGCCGTCGCGACCCTACTTCGATTAGTCGGGACGTTCGGTCTGGTGATGCGCGATGTCCGCAGTCCCGGCCGTGCTTTTGGTTTTTTCACGATCGTCGCGGCCGCCAATGTGCTAGGCACGCGTTTCGAAATGCACGGATGGACCAAGACGGCCATGGCGATGGCCGTCTTGGGTGCCATCATGTGGGTGGTGCTCAACTACACGCTGCCCACGGAACTGCTGGTCGCGGAGCGCAAAAAACCCATCATCGCGGAAATCAACGGCAGCTGGTTTCTGTGGGTCGTGGGAACCCAGTCCGTTGCCGTGGCCGCAGCCATGACTTCCCGGTTGGGCGGATCGGCCCTGATGGGGGCTGCTGCCGTCGGCCTGTGGGGTGTGGGTGTGATGCTCTACTTGATCGTGGCCACACTTGTCACGATACGGTTGCTCACCCATTCTGTGGATCCAGCGTCGCTGAGCCCCACCTACTGGATCTACATGGGTGCCACGGCCATCTCCGTACTGGCCGGATCGCAGATATTGCGGCTTCCCGCCGAGATGCCCATCCTGGAAACGGCGGCGCCGGTCGTGGCCGGAGTCAGCTACATCTTGTGGGCCCTTGGCCTGTGGTGGATCCCGCTGTTGCTTCTCTTCGGGATCTGGCGGCACGTGCTGCGGCACCGGCCGTTGCGCTATGAAATTAGCCTATGGAGCATCGTTTTCCCGCTTGGCATGTATGCCAGCGCCAGCATGCTCTTTGGCAGGGGGCAGGGGCTGGACTTCATGGTGGTCCTTGGCCAGATCATCATTTGGGTGGCGCTGCTCGCCTGGCTTGCGTCGGCCCTCGCCATGGCCCTTGCAGCAATCACATGGCTTCGCCACCGCCGAAATCTCCGTGAAACGCAGCCGGATCACCGGCCATAA
- a CDS encoding transposase encodes MSPFQSIKTWKGSTDPDYEAKKDRVLHLYDIADGKANPGDGDPEVVICFDEFGPLNLQPHPGHQWAPKAAGPGDQAAPRRRRRRATYQRPNGVRHLLAGYDLSTNRLYGHVKARKRRTEFLAFARYLRSLHPAAQRIAIIMDNYSPHRSTKVDTRVGDWAAANNVEIAYVPYYSSWLNRIEPQFTALRYFALDGTDHPSHRAQAGMIRRFIIWRNHHSTDPKLRKVIRRASLIKRAKVA; translated from the coding sequence ATGTCTCCTTTCCAATCCATCAAAACCTGGAAGGGCAGCACGGATCCGGACTACGAAGCGAAGAAGGATCGCGTCCTTCACCTCTATGACATCGCCGACGGAAAGGCCAACCCCGGTGACGGGGATCCGGAGGTCGTCATCTGCTTCGACGAATTCGGGCCCTTGAACCTGCAGCCGCATCCCGGGCACCAATGGGCACCGAAGGCCGCCGGCCCAGGGGATCAGGCTGCCCCGCGCCGCCGCCGACGGCGGGCGACCTACCAGCGACCGAACGGGGTACGGCACCTGCTGGCCGGCTACGACCTGTCCACCAACCGGCTCTACGGACACGTCAAGGCCCGCAAGCGCCGGACGGAGTTCCTGGCTTTCGCCCGCTACCTGAGGTCGCTGCATCCCGCAGCCCAGCGGATCGCGATCATCATGGATAACTACTCCCCGCACCGCTCCACGAAGGTCGATACCCGGGTCGGGGACTGGGCTGCGGCGAACAACGTCGAGATCGCCTACGTGCCGTATTACAGCTCGTGGCTGAACCGGATTGAGCCCCAGTTCACCGCGCTGCGCTACTTTGCCCTGGATGGCACGGACCATCCCAGCCACCGGGCCCAGGCCGGGATGATCCGCCGCTTCATTATTTGGCGTAACCACCACAGCACCGACCCGAAGCTGCGCAAGGTCATTCGTCGGGCCTCACTCATCAAACGGGCAAAGGTTGCCTGA
- a CDS encoding nitrate reductase subunit alpha, protein MGTSMNSGLTDALIKTRRFFTNKEVVSPDGRTLLKVGGRTGDAFYRDRWSHDKVVRSTHGVNCTGSCSWNVYVKDGIITWETQAVDYPTTGPDKPEYEPRGCPRGASFSWYTYSPTRTRYPYIRGVLLEMYREAKSRLKDPVLAWADVTEDPERAARYKQARGKGGLVRASWDEAVEIVAAAHVHTIRKWGPDRVAGFSPIPAMSMVSHASGARFVNLIGGSMLSFYDWYADMPIASPQVFGDQTDVPESGDWWDAGYLMMWGSNVPVTRTPDAHWMTEARYRGQKVVVVSPDFADSTKFADEWLAAEPGTDGALAMAMGHVILKEFHVERQTPYFTGYVKKYTDLPFLVILDEARDADGERTFTAGKFLTAEDLTTEIAFEEENAAFKAVLVDAATDSLVVPPGTLGHRYGESGVGKWNLDLGEIDPRLTLFDHADENVSVDMPRFDAGQGNIGVIRRGVPARRVAGRWVTTVYDLLLAQYGVGRPGLPGRWPTGYDDADSPYTPAWQERITGVKAASAEKIGREFAQNAEDSKGRSMILMGAGTNHWFHSDTIYRTFLTLTTVTGCQGVNGGGWAHYVGQEKVRPLTGYTQLANGLDWMRPPRNMVQTAYWYLHTDQFRYDQFGADALTARTGKGQLAGKTMADVIAQSARLGWMPSYPTFDRNPLVIGAQAREKGQTAKDYVVEELKAGKLNFAAEDPDAPENFPRVLSLWRSNLIGSSAKGNEYFLNHLLGASHTITAKETTERFRPKDVKWHEKAPIGKLDLLTTLDFRMTSSTLHSDIVLPAATWYEKYDLSTTDMHPFVNSFNPAISPPWLARTDWDAWQEIARVFSKLAERHLGTQTDVVAAPLTHDTPDAMAAPHGKVRDWKYGECEPEPGVTMPKIIEVERDYTAIGEKMRSVGPLLDTLGATTKGVTFDLGPEIEELKKKNGVVRGGTAHGRPDILKDFQACEMILMLSGTTNGRLATEGFKTLEKRTGTKLHDLASEHEGKRITFADTQRGPVPVITSPEWSGSESGGRRYSPFTINVERLKPWHTLTGRMHFYLDHDWMTELGESLPTFRPPLDMTALFDEPAIGSTSSTGITVRYLTPHNKWSIHSEYQDNLFMLSLFRGGPGIWMSPIDAQKIGVKDNEWIEAVNRNGTVTARAIVSHRMPEGTVYMYHSQDRLIDMPLSETSGQRGGNHNSLTRLMIKPTHMIGGYAQQTYAFNYMGPTGNQRDEVTVIRRRNQKVEY, encoded by the coding sequence ATGGGCACCAGCATGAATAGCGGATTGACCGATGCATTGATCAAGACCCGAAGATTTTTTACCAACAAGGAAGTTGTGTCCCCCGATGGGCGCACCCTGCTCAAGGTCGGCGGGCGTACCGGGGACGCGTTCTATCGCGATCGCTGGAGCCACGACAAGGTGGTCCGCTCCACCCATGGGGTGAACTGCACGGGCTCCTGCTCGTGGAACGTGTACGTCAAGGACGGCATCATCACCTGGGAAACTCAGGCCGTCGATTACCCCACCACAGGTCCCGACAAGCCCGAATACGAGCCGCGCGGCTGTCCGCGTGGTGCTTCCTTCTCCTGGTACACCTACTCGCCGACCCGGACCCGTTATCCGTACATCCGCGGGGTCTTGCTGGAGATGTACCGGGAAGCCAAATCCCGGCTGAAGGATCCGGTGCTGGCTTGGGCGGATGTCACCGAGGACCCGGAACGGGCCGCGAGGTACAAACAGGCCCGCGGCAAGGGCGGACTTGTGCGCGCATCCTGGGACGAGGCGGTCGAGATCGTCGCCGCCGCGCATGTGCACACCATTCGCAAATGGGGGCCGGACCGGGTGGCAGGGTTCTCGCCGATCCCCGCCATGTCGATGGTCTCCCACGCTTCCGGGGCCCGTTTCGTGAACCTGATCGGCGGCTCGATGCTGAGCTTCTACGACTGGTATGCCGACATGCCGATCGCCTCCCCGCAGGTTTTCGGCGACCAGACGGATGTGCCCGAATCGGGGGACTGGTGGGATGCCGGCTACCTCATGATGTGGGGCTCCAACGTTCCGGTGACCCGGACCCCTGACGCACACTGGATGACCGAGGCTCGTTACCGTGGGCAAAAAGTGGTCGTGGTGTCTCCCGACTTTGCCGACAGCACCAAGTTCGCCGATGAATGGCTGGCCGCCGAGCCGGGCACCGACGGCGCCCTGGCGATGGCCATGGGACATGTGATCCTCAAGGAATTCCATGTCGAACGCCAGACCCCTTACTTCACCGGGTACGTGAAGAAGTACACCGACCTGCCGTTCTTGGTCATCCTGGACGAAGCGCGGGACGCGGACGGGGAACGCACCTTCACCGCCGGAAAATTCCTCACCGCCGAGGACCTGACCACGGAAATTGCCTTTGAAGAGGAGAATGCGGCCTTCAAGGCGGTGCTCGTGGATGCGGCGACCGACTCCCTGGTGGTGCCCCCGGGCACCCTGGGCCACCGCTACGGCGAATCGGGGGTGGGCAAGTGGAACCTGGATCTAGGGGAAATCGACCCGAGGCTCACGCTGTTCGATCATGCCGATGAAAACGTGAGTGTGGACATGCCGCGCTTCGACGCCGGCCAGGGCAACATCGGGGTCATTCGCCGCGGGGTTCCGGCACGCCGGGTCGCCGGACGTTGGGTGACCACCGTCTACGACTTGCTGCTCGCCCAATACGGAGTGGGGCGCCCCGGACTTCCGGGGCGGTGGCCTACCGGATACGACGACGCCGACTCCCCATACACCCCGGCCTGGCAGGAAAGAATCACCGGTGTCAAGGCCGCTTCGGCGGAGAAGATCGGTCGGGAATTCGCGCAGAACGCCGAAGATTCCAAGGGCCGTTCCATGATCCTGATGGGCGCCGGAACCAACCACTGGTTCCACTCGGACACCATCTACCGCACGTTTTTGACCCTGACCACGGTCACCGGGTGCCAAGGGGTGAACGGTGGCGGCTGGGCGCACTATGTGGGCCAGGAAAAGGTCCGTCCGTTGACCGGTTACACCCAGCTGGCCAATGGCCTGGATTGGATGCGCCCGCCGCGAAACATGGTGCAGACTGCCTATTGGTACCTGCACACCGACCAGTTCCGTTACGACCAGTTCGGTGCGGACGCGCTCACCGCCCGGACAGGCAAGGGCCAGCTGGCGGGCAAGACGATGGCCGATGTCATCGCACAATCCGCGCGGCTGGGCTGGATGCCCTCCTATCCCACCTTTGACCGCAACCCTCTGGTAATCGGCGCGCAAGCCCGCGAGAAGGGGCAAACTGCCAAGGACTACGTGGTCGAGGAACTCAAGGCAGGGAAACTGAATTTCGCCGCGGAGGACCCCGACGCGCCGGAGAACTTTCCCCGGGTGCTTTCGCTGTGGCGCTCGAACCTGATCGGTTCCTCGGCCAAGGGAAACGAGTACTTCCTGAATCACTTGCTGGGGGCCTCGCACACCATCACCGCGAAGGAAACCACCGAACGTTTCAGACCCAAGGACGTGAAATGGCATGAGAAGGCGCCGATCGGCAAACTTGATTTGCTGACGACGCTGGATTTTCGGATGACCAGTTCGACCCTGCACTCGGATATCGTGCTGCCGGCAGCGACCTGGTATGAGAAATACGATCTGTCTACCACTGACATGCACCCCTTCGTGAACTCCTTCAACCCCGCCATTTCCCCGCCTTGGCTCGCGCGCACGGACTGGGATGCGTGGCAGGAGATCGCCAGGGTCTTCAGCAAACTTGCAGAACGCCACCTGGGCACGCAGACCGACGTGGTTGCCGCGCCGCTGACCCATGACACCCCCGACGCGATGGCTGCTCCGCACGGAAAGGTACGGGACTGGAAGTACGGCGAATGCGAGCCCGAGCCGGGGGTGACCATGCCGAAGATCATCGAGGTCGAGCGGGACTACACCGCGATCGGAGAGAAGATGCGCTCGGTGGGTCCCCTGCTGGACACCCTGGGGGCCACCACCAAGGGCGTCACCTTTGACTTGGGCCCGGAGATCGAGGAGCTGAAAAAGAAGAACGGGGTTGTCCGCGGTGGCACGGCCCACGGGCGTCCGGACATCCTGAAGGACTTCCAGGCTTGCGAGATGATCCTGATGCTCTCGGGCACCACTAACGGGCGCCTGGCGACCGAGGGCTTCAAGACGCTGGAGAAACGCACCGGCACCAAGCTGCACGATTTGGCTTCGGAGCACGAGGGCAAGCGCATCACCTTTGCCGACACCCAGCGTGGGCCGGTGCCGGTGATCACCTCCCCGGAGTGGTCCGGCTCCGAATCCGGGGGACGGCGGTATTCCCCGTTCACCATCAATGTCGAGCGGCTCAAGCCGTGGCACACGCTCACCGGGCGGATGCATTTCTACCTGGACCACGACTGGATGACCGAGCTGGGCGAGTCCCTTCCAACCTTCCGCCCGCCGCTGGACATGACGGCGCTGTTCGACGAACCGGCCATCGGTTCCACATCATCCACGGGAATCACAGTGCGGTACCTGACGCCGCACAACAAATGGTCCATCCACTCCGAGTACCAGGACAACCTGTTCATGCTCTCGCTGTTCCGGGGCGGGCCGGGGATCTGGATGAGCCCGATCGATGCGCAGAAGATCGGGGTGAAGGACAACGAGTGGATCGAGGCGGTCAACCGCAACGGCACCGTCACCGCCCGGGCCATCGTCTCCCACCGGATGCCCGAGGGAACCGTCTACATGTACCACTCCCAGGACCGGCTGATCGACATGCCCCTGTCGGAGACCAGCGGCCAGCGCGGCGGCAACCACAACTCGCTGACCCGGCTGATGATCAAGCCCACGCACATGATCGGCGGCTACGCCCAACAAACCTACGCCTTCAATTACATGGGGCCCACGGGAAACCAACGCGACGAAGTCACAGTGATCCGCCGCCGCAACCAGAAGGTGGAGTACTGA
- the narJ gene encoding nitrate reductase molybdenum cofactor assembly chaperone produces the protein MTPKVPSLKYSPDEITAVWQCASVLLDYPDELLLSRLDMLNEVAASLPAKIGTGLLETIEYLRRPTVSATQSEYVDTFDTRRRGCLFLTYFSNGETRKRGLALLRIKQVYARAGLNLAEEQLPDHLCVVLEFGALTDARAGLKMILDNRAGLELLRIHLREADSGWSGALESVCATLPPLKGNDHEVVARLIAEGPEEEQVGLNTYGMPDVAPMPGGV, from the coding sequence GTGACGCCCAAGGTGCCGTCCCTGAAGTATTCCCCGGACGAAATCACCGCGGTCTGGCAGTGCGCATCCGTCCTGCTGGACTACCCCGACGAGCTGCTGCTTTCTCGCCTGGATATGCTCAACGAGGTCGCCGCGAGCCTGCCGGCCAAGATCGGGACGGGCCTGCTGGAAACGATCGAGTACCTGCGGAGGCCAACAGTGAGTGCGACGCAGAGCGAATACGTTGACACCTTCGATACACGCCGGCGCGGCTGCCTGTTCCTGACGTACTTTTCAAATGGCGAGACCAGGAAAAGGGGGCTGGCGTTGCTGCGCATCAAGCAGGTCTACGCCAGGGCAGGGCTGAACCTGGCTGAGGAACAGCTGCCAGACCATTTGTGTGTGGTTCTGGAGTTCGGTGCCCTGACCGATGCGCGGGCCGGCCTGAAAATGATCCTGGACAACCGGGCGGGCCTGGAGCTTTTGCGGATCCACCTGCGGGAGGCGGACTCGGGGTGGTCGGGGGCCCTTGAATCGGTCTGCGCGACCCTTCCGCCGCTGAAGGGCAATGATCACGAAGTCGTGGCGCGGCTGATTGCCGAAGGGCCCGAAGAGGAGCAGGTCGGCCTGAACACCTACGGAATGCCTGATGTGGCACCGATGCCGGGAGGCGTGTGA
- a CDS encoding DUF2249 domain-containing protein, producing the protein MEERTESAAQGEPFISIPHTVTDLDDVVGNPDRIFDKVTYRPIPHNIRHDTIFGALDSLAVGSGPIRVAPHNPLRLFARLEARAQGGFATSCLEEGPEAWRLRLIRET; encoded by the coding sequence TTGGAAGAACGAACCGAATCAGCCGCGCAGGGCGAGCCGTTCATATCGATTCCGCACACCGTGACCGATCTGGATGACGTCGTTGGGAATCCCGACAGGATTTTCGACAAAGTCACCTACCGGCCCATTCCGCACAACATCCGCCACGACACGATCTTCGGTGCGCTGGACTCCCTGGCAGTGGGCAGCGGTCCAATCCGGGTGGCACCGCACAATCCGTTGCGGCTGTTTGCCCGGCTTGAGGCGCGGGCCCAGGGCGGTTTCGCAACCAGCTGCCTCGAAGAGGGTCCGGAGGCTTGGCGCCTGCGGCTGATCCGCGAAACTTAA
- a CDS encoding helix-turn-helix domain-containing protein, translated as MTHHVTVRDIEADEEARLLQIVWRGGSGPVVTWRRAQMVLLSARGMDVAPIAEVAFTSPDRVRDVLHHFNTDGLDSLEPHYAGGRPAKFTDAQREQIRRIALDRPGDHDLPFSTWSLSKLVDYLVQKEVVEDISHEGLRMLLRQQNVSFPIHQNLEGQHGSGLRSEEGSRPSPL; from the coding sequence ATGACACATCATGTGACGGTTCGAGACATCGAGGCCGACGAAGAGGCCCGGCTGCTGCAGATCGTGTGGCGCGGCGGGTCCGGACCGGTGGTAACCTGGCGCCGGGCCCAGATGGTGCTGCTCTCGGCCCGGGGCATGGACGTGGCCCCGATCGCCGAAGTCGCCTTCACCAGCCCCGACCGGGTCCGAGACGTCCTGCACCACTTCAACACCGACGGGCTCGACTCGTTGGAACCCCACTATGCCGGCGGGCGCCCGGCGAAATTCACCGACGCCCAACGCGAACAGATCCGCAGGATCGCCCTGGATCGCCCAGGGGACCACGACCTGCCGTTCTCCACCTGGAGCCTGTCCAAACTGGTCGACTACCTGGTTCAGAAGGAGGTGGTAGAGGACATTTCCCATGAGGGACTGCGCATGCTGTTGCGCCAACAAAATGTCTCCTTTCCAATCCATCAAAACCTGGAAGGGCAGCACGGATCCGGACTACGAAGCGAAGAAGGATCGCGTCCTTCACCTCTATGA
- the narH gene encoding nitrate reductase subunit beta — MRVMSQMAMVMNLDKCIGCHTCSVTCKQVWTNRSGAEHVWFNNVETRPGQGYPRTYEDQEKWKGGWTLTKRGRIKLKAGGRLKNLMTIFAAPNLPGIKDYYEPWTYDYDNLTTAPAQKHMPVARPKSLLTGQDTKITWSSNWDDDLAGSTQNTHNDPILKQIGDKIKFEYEQTFMFYLPRICEHCLNPSCVSSCPTGAIYKREEDGIVLVDQDRCRGWRQCVGGCPYKKMYFNHKTGKVEKCTFCYPRIEIGQPTICSETCVGRLRYLGLMLYDADKVLEAASTTDEHGLYEAQRDVFLDPRDPEVVREAKLAGIPDDWVDAAQRSPIWALINEYKVALPLHPEYRTMPMVWYIPPLSPVVDAVSDTGEDAERKENLFAAIDQLRIPIEYLAGLFTAGDTVPVDNVLHKLAAMRSYMRDINMGWEPNESIAESVGMTGQQIQDMYRLLAIAKYEERYVIPAAHYEDAHKLENIATDCSLNVDGGPGMGGMDDSFSENPGAAGPDVPGRPEGVRINLLNWDGQGIPTGLFPDPPPARGTNP; from the coding sequence ATGCGTGTCATGTCACAGATGGCCATGGTGATGAACTTGGACAAGTGCATCGGCTGCCACACCTGTTCGGTCACCTGCAAGCAGGTCTGGACCAACAGGTCCGGGGCCGAGCACGTCTGGTTCAACAACGTGGAAACCCGGCCCGGACAGGGATACCCGCGCACCTACGAGGACCAGGAGAAGTGGAAAGGAGGTTGGACGCTGACCAAGCGCGGCCGGATCAAGCTCAAGGCAGGCGGACGGCTGAAGAACCTCATGACCATCTTCGCGGCCCCCAACCTGCCGGGCATCAAGGACTACTACGAACCATGGACCTACGACTACGACAACCTGACCACCGCCCCTGCCCAAAAGCACATGCCGGTGGCACGGCCCAAGTCGCTGCTCACCGGTCAGGACACCAAGATCACCTGGTCCTCGAACTGGGACGACGACCTGGCCGGGTCAACCCAGAACACGCACAACGACCCGATCCTCAAGCAGATCGGGGACAAGATCAAGTTCGAATACGAACAAACCTTCATGTTCTACCTGCCGCGCATCTGTGAGCACTGCCTGAACCCCTCCTGCGTTTCCTCCTGCCCTACCGGGGCCATCTACAAGCGCGAGGAGGACGGAATCGTACTGGTGGACCAGGACCGCTGCCGCGGCTGGCGCCAGTGCGTGGGCGGCTGCCCGTACAAGAAGATGTATTTCAACCACAAGACCGGCAAGGTCGAGAAATGCACCTTCTGCTACCCGCGCATCGAGATCGGCCAGCCCACCATCTGCTCGGAGACCTGCGTGGGGCGCCTGCGCTACCTCGGGCTGATGCTCTACGACGCTGACAAGGTATTGGAGGCAGCATCCACCACCGACGAACACGGACTCTACGAGGCCCAGCGCGACGTGTTCCTAGATCCGCGGGACCCGGAAGTCGTTCGCGAGGCGAAGCTGGCCGGTATTCCGGATGACTGGGTGGATGCTGCCCAGCGCTCTCCGATTTGGGCGTTGATCAATGAATACAAGGTGGCCCTGCCGCTGCACCCCGAGTACCGCACCATGCCGATGGTCTGGTACATTCCGCCGCTCTCCCCGGTGGTGGATGCGGTCAGCGATACCGGGGAAGATGCGGAGCGCAAGGAAAACCTGTTTGCGGCCATCGATCAGCTTCGGATCCCGATCGAGTACCTGGCAGGACTCTTCACCGCGGGTGACACGGTGCCGGTGGACAATGTCCTGCACAAGCTTGCCGCCATGCGCTCCTACATGCGTGACATCAACATGGGATGGGAACCCAACGAATCCATCGCCGAATCGGTGGGGATGACCGGGCAACAGATCCAGGACATGTACCGGCTGCTGGCCATCGCCAAGTACGAGGAACGCTACGTGATCCCGGCGGCCCATTATGAGGACGCCCACAAGCTGGAGAACATCGCCACCGACTGCTCGTTGAATGTCGATGGCGGACCTGGCATGGGCGGCATGGATGATTCCTTCAGTGAAAACCCCGGGGCCGCGGGACCGGATGTCCCGGGCCGCCCCGAAGGGGTGCGCATCAACCTGCTGAACTGGGACGGCCAGGGCATCCCCACCGGGCTGTTCCCCGATCCTCCACCTGCCCGGGGAACCAACCCGTGA
- a CDS encoding FAD-binding oxidoreductase, with translation MLSDSSLPIIKATLPVVGENIQEIASRFYEHMFAGRPELLDGLFNRGNQADGKQQQALAGSIAAFATALVERPDRLPENLLDRVAHKHVSLGLRPNQYAIVHENLMWAIGDTLGAAVTPEVAAAWDEVYWIMANMLINKERGLYSALDLNPDEIWRTWEVAARIEETPDVVSFTVRRTDPRPTKPSLPGQYVSLKMLMNDGVHQLRQYSLTKADDGDHRQFAVKRVAGLDGNPDGEMSKLLHSSLKVGDRVQLSAPFGDVVLKYSNRPVVFASAGIGITPMAGMLSHMAKAGVDRKVHLLHADADPGSFALRSQVEESLAELPDGKLDAWFVTPGLEPAQNEHAGFMNLEDTEVAEDAEYYLCGPLPFMQHVRSALIARGIPAKDIQYEVFGPDLWLADFQ, from the coding sequence ATGCTTTCCGATTCATCCCTGCCCATCATCAAGGCCACGCTTCCGGTGGTCGGCGAAAACATCCAGGAGATCGCCAGCCGCTTCTATGAGCACATGTTCGCCGGTCGGCCGGAACTGCTCGACGGGTTGTTCAACCGGGGCAACCAGGCCGACGGAAAGCAACAGCAGGCGCTGGCTGGATCGATTGCTGCCTTCGCAACCGCACTGGTGGAACGGCCCGACCGCCTCCCGGAGAACCTGCTGGATCGAGTGGCGCACAAGCATGTCTCGCTGGGCCTGCGTCCCAACCAGTACGCAATCGTCCATGAGAACTTGATGTGGGCCATCGGCGACACCTTGGGGGCGGCGGTGACCCCCGAGGTCGCAGCGGCCTGGGACGAGGTCTATTGGATCATGGCGAACATGCTGATCAACAAGGAACGCGGGCTCTACTCGGCGCTGGACCTGAACCCGGACGAGATCTGGCGCACCTGGGAGGTCGCCGCCCGAATCGAGGAAACCCCCGATGTGGTCAGCTTCACGGTCAGGCGCACCGACCCGCGCCCCACCAAGCCCTCACTGCCGGGCCAGTATGTCTCGCTGAAAATGCTGATGAACGACGGTGTGCACCAGCTGCGCCAATACAGCCTCACCAAGGCCGACGACGGGGACCACCGGCAATTTGCGGTCAAGCGGGTGGCCGGTCTCGACGGGAACCCCGACGGCGAAATGAGCAAGCTGCTGCATTCTTCGCTCAAGGTGGGAGACCGCGTCCAGCTCTCGGCGCCGTTCGGGGACGTGGTGTTGAAGTACTCCAACCGGCCGGTGGTGTTTGCCAGCGCCGGGATCGGAATTACTCCCATGGCCGGGATGCTCTCACACATGGCCAAGGCCGGGGTCGACCGCAAGGTCCACCTTTTGCATGCCGACGCGGATCCGGGGTCCTTCGCCCTGCGCAGCCAGGTCGAGGAATCTCTGGCGGAACTGCCGGACGGGAAGCTCGACGCCTGGTTCGTGACGCCCGGCCTGGAGCCCGCGCAGAATGAACATGCAGGTTTCATGAACCTTGAGGACACCGAAGTGGCCGAGGACGCGGAGTACTACCTGTGCGGCCCCCTGCCGTTCATGCAGCATGTGCGCAGTGCACTCATCGCACGTGGCATTCCGGCCAAGGACATCCAATACGAGGTCTTTGGCCCCGACCTTTGGCTGGCAGACTTCCAGTAG